From Rudanella lutea DSM 19387, a single genomic window includes:
- a CDS encoding lysylphosphatidylglycerol synthase transmembrane domain-containing protein, which produces MKQTLTRGLFIGVALALLVYALKDISFSDIVGQFRQAHYGWVVASGLVVVLIYWVRAMRWQQSLLALNHHPTVFRAMVAYQTGAFASMLVVGSGELTRCITLQRTDQVPVSHGLGSVVAERVLDLLMLLVVMMLAFVLESGRMIRYFSGMTWSVSGSRLVIFLGLFLVALVGLTWLWRSPFIRKHPFTIKLEGFAKGLWNGFAAIRQLPNPRLFVILTIMTQVLSWLHLYLLMLSVESTRDLPPTAALTVLAVASIGGLAVPTQGGVGTFHFFVGRILVLYGLSAVQGTVVATFLHTMGLATNLVLNSLSFLIVPVLIAQAKREKMTAPE; this is translated from the coding sequence ATGAAGCAGACGCTAACTCGAGGGCTGTTTATCGGAGTTGCTCTTGCCTTGCTGGTTTATGCATTGAAGGATATTTCGTTTTCCGATATTGTTGGGCAGTTCCGGCAGGCTCACTATGGCTGGGTGGTTGCGTCTGGTTTGGTAGTTGTACTGATCTACTGGGTACGCGCTATGCGCTGGCAACAATCATTACTGGCCCTAAATCATCACCCTACTGTATTTCGGGCAATGGTGGCCTATCAGACAGGGGCCTTCGCCAGTATGCTTGTGGTTGGTTCGGGAGAGCTTACCCGGTGTATTACACTACAGCGAACCGATCAGGTGCCAGTGTCGCACGGGCTTGGGTCTGTGGTGGCTGAACGAGTGCTGGATCTCCTGATGCTATTGGTGGTGATGATGCTGGCATTTGTATTGGAGTCAGGCCGGATGATCCGTTATTTTTCAGGTATGACCTGGTCTGTTTCTGGATCAAGACTGGTCATTTTTCTGGGCCTTTTTCTGGTTGCATTAGTCGGCCTGACTTGGCTTTGGCGCAGTCCTTTTATTCGAAAGCACCCTTTCACTATTAAATTAGAGGGGTTTGCCAAAGGCCTTTGGAATGGGTTTGCTGCAATCCGGCAACTCCCCAACCCGAGGCTATTTGTTATTCTGACTATTATGACCCAGGTGTTATCGTGGCTACACCTTTATTTGCTCATGCTGTCTGTAGAGAGTACCCGCGACTTACCCCCAACAGCAGCACTTACCGTTCTGGCGGTTGCGTCCATTGGCGGCTTGGCCGTTCCGACGCAGGGCGGGGTAGGTACTTTCCATTTTTTTGTGGGCCGCATATTGGTGCTATATGGGTTGAGTGCGGTACAGGGAACAGTTGTTGCTACTTTTTTACATACCATGGGGTTGGCTACCAACTTGGTTTTGAATAGCTTGAGTTTTTTGATTGTCCCGGTTCTCATTGCTCAGGCGAAACGTGAAAAAATGACCGCACCTGAGTAG
- a CDS encoding M28 family peptidase codes for MKHWLFKTAICLTASSVVPLLAQTPAAQPPSAKPETYAQTVTADDLRKHLTILAADDMEGRETGTRGQKKAAEYIAGQFSALGLRAVVPGADGKTSYMQPFTLYKKTWGDFYVKAGGKQFVYLKDFLTNGLIALPQETNYETVFVNYGIVDDKFNDYVNLDVKGKAVVMLDGEPKNADGTSAVTNSAEPSRWGKPDSWRYRAQVAKDKGAAQVFIISAANADEFKRLLTERAALQQRFNRLSLKAGQENVGTVGTFMISTEMAAALLGKKTAQLTKAIEQIKSKGTSTVGKLAGTVAVKAERKDENVQTENVMGFVEGTDKKDEVVIVSSHYDHIGISPDGQINNGANDDGSGTVSVLELAQAFAKAKAEGNGPRRSMLFLTVVGEEKGLLGSEYYTDFSPVLPLANTVCDLNIDMVGRVDNLHENKSPKDNYIYVIGSDKLSSDLHRISENANSQYTQMELDYKYNDPKDPERIYYRSDHYNFAKHKIPIIFYFNGLHADYHRPTDDIEKIDFNLAEKTARLVFYTAWEVANREERLKVDSNKQ; via the coding sequence ATGAAACATTGGCTTTTTAAAACAGCCATTTGCCTGACTGCGAGTTCGGTTGTTCCCCTCCTCGCGCAAACGCCCGCTGCCCAACCCCCCTCTGCCAAACCAGAGACATACGCTCAGACCGTTACAGCCGATGACCTCCGCAAACACCTGACCATTCTGGCTGCCGACGATATGGAGGGCCGCGAAACCGGTACCCGAGGCCAGAAAAAAGCAGCTGAATACATTGCCGGCCAGTTTTCGGCCCTTGGGCTCAGGGCTGTTGTGCCCGGTGCCGACGGCAAAACGAGCTACATGCAGCCGTTTACGCTCTACAAAAAGACCTGGGGTGATTTCTACGTTAAAGCGGGTGGTAAGCAGTTTGTCTACCTGAAAGACTTTCTGACCAACGGCCTGATTGCCCTGCCGCAGGAAACAAATTACGAAACCGTGTTTGTCAACTATGGTATTGTCGACGATAAGTTCAACGACTATGTCAACCTCGATGTGAAAGGCAAAGCCGTGGTCATGCTCGACGGCGAACCCAAAAATGCCGACGGAACCTCGGCCGTGACCAACTCGGCTGAGCCCTCGCGCTGGGGAAAGCCCGACAGCTGGCGGTACCGCGCGCAGGTGGCCAAAGACAAAGGCGCGGCTCAGGTGTTTATCATCTCGGCGGCCAATGCCGATGAGTTTAAGCGGCTACTCACAGAAAGGGCGGCCTTACAGCAGCGTTTCAACCGGTTGAGCCTGAAAGCGGGGCAGGAGAACGTCGGCACGGTAGGAACCTTCATGATTTCGACCGAAATGGCAGCTGCCCTGCTGGGCAAGAAAACGGCACAGCTCACCAAAGCGATTGAGCAAATCAAGAGCAAAGGCACGAGCACCGTTGGTAAATTGGCAGGTACCGTAGCCGTAAAGGCCGAGCGTAAAGACGAGAATGTACAAACCGAAAACGTAATGGGTTTTGTGGAGGGCACTGACAAGAAAGACGAGGTGGTCATCGTGTCGAGCCATTACGACCATATCGGTATTAGCCCCGATGGGCAAATCAACAACGGTGCTAACGACGACGGGTCGGGTACGGTGTCGGTGCTTGAGCTGGCGCAGGCGTTTGCCAAAGCCAAAGCAGAAGGCAACGGCCCCCGCCGGTCGATGCTCTTCCTGACGGTGGTGGGCGAAGAGAAAGGCCTGCTGGGTTCAGAGTACTATACAGATTTCAGCCCCGTGTTGCCGCTGGCTAACACTGTCTGCGATCTAAACATCGATATGGTGGGTCGGGTCGATAATCTGCACGAAAACAAGTCGCCCAAAGACAATTACATTTACGTGATTGGGTCCGACAAACTGTCGTCGGATCTGCACCGGATCAGCGAGAACGCCAATAGTCAGTACACCCAAATGGAGCTGGACTATAAGTACAACGATCCGAAAGACCCGGAGCGTATCTATTACCGTTCAGACCACTACAACTTCGCCAAGCACAAAATACCCATCATTTTCTATTTCAACGGATTGCACGCCGACTACCACCGGCCAACCGACGATATCGAGAAAATTGACTTTAACCTGGCCGAAAAAACGGCTCGTCTGGTATTCTACACTGCCTGGGAGGTAGCCAACCGCGAAGAGCGCCTGAAAGTCGACAGCAATAAGCAATAG
- a CDS encoding amidohydrolase family protein, producing the protein MRFLYCCVTLIGLLITCVLPVQGQVEKAPARKTGEGDGPYDRLIIRGVTLINSTGAPPMGPVDIVVEKNRIAQIRPVGYPGVPIDPASRPSAKPGDKELNCDGMYLMPGFIDMHGHIGGQAQGANAEYVFKLWLGHGITTIRDPSAGNGLDWVLEHRAKSNRNEIVAPRILAYTVFGQGAKEPIITPEQARAWVQQNAKRGADGIKFFGAEPAVFRAALDENRKLGLRSACHHAQLEVARMNVLATAKAGLTTMEHWYGLPEALFADRTVQDYPADYNYNNEQHRFEQAGRLWEQAAKPGTARWNAVMDSLIRLDFTLDPTFNIYEANRDLMLARRAEWHDEYTMPSLWRFYGPSRISHGSYWHNWGTEQEVAWKRNYQLWMQFINEYKNRGGRVTTGSDSGFIYQLYGFAYIRELELLREAGFHPLEVIRAATIKGAEALGMAGQIGSVEVGKLADFVIVKENPLANLKTLYGTGAIHLNDKNEVERVGGVTYTVKDGVVYDAKKLLADVRAMVADAKKKENFEIRQPGK; encoded by the coding sequence ATGCGTTTTCTTTACTGCTGCGTTACCCTCATCGGGTTGCTAATCACCTGTGTACTACCTGTGCAGGGGCAGGTTGAAAAAGCCCCTGCCCGTAAAACCGGCGAGGGCGATGGCCCGTACGACCGGCTCATTATCCGGGGCGTTACGCTCATCAACAGCACCGGGGCACCGCCCATGGGGCCGGTCGATATTGTAGTCGAAAAGAACCGGATTGCCCAGATTCGGCCGGTTGGCTACCCCGGTGTACCTATCGACCCGGCAAGCCGCCCATCTGCCAAACCCGGCGACAAAGAGCTGAATTGCGACGGGATGTACCTGATGCCGGGCTTCATTGACATGCACGGGCACATTGGCGGACAGGCGCAGGGAGCCAACGCCGAGTATGTGTTTAAACTTTGGCTGGGGCACGGCATCACCACCATCCGCGACCCATCGGCCGGCAACGGTCTCGATTGGGTACTCGAACACCGCGCCAAAAGCAACCGAAACGAGATTGTCGCTCCGCGGATTCTGGCCTATACCGTATTTGGGCAGGGGGCCAAAGAGCCCATCATCACCCCCGAACAGGCCCGCGCCTGGGTGCAGCAAAACGCCAAACGGGGAGCCGATGGCATCAAATTCTTTGGCGCAGAACCGGCTGTTTTTCGGGCCGCTCTCGACGAAAACCGGAAGTTAGGCCTTCGCTCAGCCTGCCATCATGCCCAGCTCGAAGTGGCCCGGATGAACGTGCTGGCTACCGCCAAAGCGGGCCTGACCACCATGGAACACTGGTATGGCCTACCCGAAGCCCTCTTTGCCGACCGGACCGTGCAGGACTACCCGGCCGACTACAACTACAACAACGAACAACACCGGTTTGAGCAGGCCGGCCGCCTGTGGGAGCAAGCCGCCAAGCCCGGCACAGCCCGGTGGAATGCCGTGATGGACTCGCTTATCCGGCTCGACTTTACCCTCGACCCGACCTTCAACATCTACGAAGCCAACCGAGACCTGATGCTGGCACGCCGGGCCGAGTGGCACGACGAATACACGATGCCCAGTTTGTGGCGGTTTTACGGACCCAGCCGTATTTCGCACGGCTCGTACTGGCACAACTGGGGCACCGAGCAGGAAGTAGCCTGGAAACGTAATTATCAGCTCTGGATGCAGTTTATCAACGAGTACAAGAACCGGGGAGGTCGGGTCACTACCGGCTCCGACTCCGGGTTCATTTATCAGTTGTACGGGTTTGCCTACATCCGGGAACTGGAGTTGTTGCGCGAAGCAGGTTTTCATCCGCTCGAAGTAATTCGGGCGGCTACCATCAAAGGCGCCGAAGCCCTGGGCATGGCCGGGCAAATTGGCTCGGTAGAGGTAGGTAAGCTGGCCGATTTCGTGATTGTCAAAGAAAATCCGTTGGCCAACCTCAAAACCTTGTACGGCACCGGAGCCATTCACCTGAACGACAAAAACGAAGTAGAACGCGTAGGTGGTGTAACCTACACGGTAAAAGATGGCGTGGTGTACGACGCCAAAAAGCTATTGGCTGATGTGCGGGCTATGGTAGCCGACGCCAAGAAGAAAGAGAATTTCGAGATCCGGCAGCCGGGGAAATAA
- a CDS encoding Fpg/Nei family DNA glycosylase, whose protein sequence is MPELPEVEIRRQYLEASSLHQPVASVDVEDKKLLTTDYSILTEGLIGRSFVGTRRVGKNLFVFTDDPEIIVRMHFGMTGDLAYYHSSLDRPRFARIVFGFENGFNLGFLCPRKFERVGLVTDVDAFLREKKIGPDGLDITPEELGWRVRRRKAPLKPVLMDQATTAGLGNWIVDEVLYQARLHPEKPAHTLTDTEVNALHEAIRLVLETAIRHEATYRHFPSSFLIHAREWDDRPPHDDPDAHKFCPRCRTRIERSEVGGRTTLYCPNCQTLP, encoded by the coding sequence ATGCCTGAACTGCCCGAAGTAGAAATTAGACGACAATACCTGGAAGCATCGTCGCTACATCAACCGGTTGCTTCGGTTGATGTAGAGGATAAAAAACTCCTGACCACCGATTATTCAATCCTGACCGAGGGGCTCATTGGCCGCTCGTTTGTTGGCACCCGCCGGGTCGGTAAAAACCTGTTTGTGTTTACCGACGACCCCGAAATTATTGTACGGATGCACTTCGGCATGACCGGAGATCTGGCGTATTACCACTCCTCACTTGATCGGCCCCGTTTTGCGCGGATCGTGTTTGGGTTCGAAAATGGCTTTAATCTGGGCTTTTTGTGCCCCCGTAAGTTCGAACGGGTGGGGTTGGTTACGGATGTCGATGCCTTTCTGCGCGAAAAGAAAATTGGGCCCGACGGGCTCGACATTACACCCGAAGAACTTGGCTGGCGCGTGCGTCGACGCAAGGCTCCGCTCAAGCCGGTACTGATGGATCAGGCTACTACGGCCGGGCTGGGCAACTGGATTGTCGACGAGGTACTGTATCAGGCCCGGCTACATCCCGAAAAACCTGCCCATACCCTGACCGATACTGAGGTTAATGCGCTGCATGAGGCTATCCGGCTGGTGCTCGAAACCGCCATTCGGCACGAGGCTACGTACCGGCACTTTCCGAGTTCGTTTCTGATTCATGCCCGCGAGTGGGACGACCGCCCTCCCCACGACGACCCGGATGCGCACAAGTTTTGCCCGCGTTGCCGGACCCGGATCGAGCGTTCGGAGGTGGGTGGGCGCACTACCCTGTACTGCCCCAACTGTCAGACACTGCCGTAA
- a CDS encoding DUF4301 family protein — translation MFTEQDKVQIASQGISEEKIEQQIQHFIDGFPFLNVIRAATIGDGIVRVDEEQLPTYTRRYDEVAGNYTLMKFVPASGAATRMFKSLFAALDGKTDKSVEQFFARIKDFAFYEDLKAAMAAREHDIETAEPTTVLRFLLTEEGLNYGNLPKGLLKFHQYPDGPRTPVEEHLVEGAAYANSNGLVRLHFTVSPEHRDRFEQLIIEEKPDFEAWLGVAYDVTFSEQKKSTDTISVDLNNEPFRNADGDPGSLLFRPAGHGALIENLNDIDSEIVFIKNIDNVVPDDIKEDTVTYKKVLAMILIDAQQQLFRLQELLEADEVSDGYVAEADEFLQMTLFTNHPEAYNTYTKEEKIAYLKGKLDRPIRVCGMVKNVGEPGGGPFWAMNPDGSSSLQIVESAQFDMDNADQKAIFDTATHFNPVDLVCGLKNRHGKQYDLPRYRDMKTGFITQKSKDGKDLKAQELPGLWNGAMADWNTIFVEVPLITFNPVKTVNDLLREEHQ, via the coding sequence ATGTTTACCGAACAAGACAAGGTACAAATTGCCAGTCAGGGCATTAGTGAAGAAAAAATTGAGCAGCAGATACAGCATTTTATCGATGGGTTTCCCTTCCTGAATGTAATCCGGGCCGCTACCATCGGCGATGGGATTGTTCGGGTCGATGAAGAGCAGTTACCAACGTACACCCGTCGGTACGATGAAGTAGCCGGTAACTATACCCTCATGAAGTTTGTACCGGCTTCGGGGGCTGCCACCCGTATGTTCAAGTCGCTTTTTGCGGCCCTCGACGGTAAGACCGACAAATCGGTCGAGCAGTTTTTTGCCCGTATCAAAGACTTTGCTTTTTACGAAGATCTCAAAGCCGCTATGGCCGCCAGGGAGCATGATATCGAAACCGCCGAGCCGACTACCGTTCTGCGTTTCCTGCTCACCGAAGAAGGGCTCAATTATGGCAACCTGCCCAAAGGCCTGCTCAAATTTCATCAGTACCCCGACGGCCCCCGCACGCCGGTTGAAGAGCACCTGGTAGAGGGCGCGGCTTATGCCAACTCAAACGGCCTGGTGCGGTTGCACTTTACGGTGTCGCCTGAGCACCGCGACCGGTTTGAGCAGCTGATTATTGAAGAAAAGCCAGATTTTGAAGCCTGGTTGGGCGTTGCCTACGATGTGACCTTCTCGGAGCAGAAAAAGTCGACGGATACCATCTCGGTGGATCTGAACAACGAGCCTTTCCGCAATGCCGATGGCGACCCCGGCTCGCTGCTGTTCCGGCCGGCGGGGCATGGCGCGTTGATCGAAAACCTCAACGACATCGACTCGGAGATCGTTTTCATCAAAAATATTGATAACGTAGTCCCCGACGATATCAAGGAAGATACCGTTACCTACAAAAAGGTGTTGGCTATGATCCTGATCGATGCGCAACAGCAGCTGTTCCGGCTGCAGGAGCTGCTCGAAGCCGACGAGGTGAGCGATGGCTACGTAGCCGAGGCCGACGAGTTCTTGCAAATGACCCTGTTTACCAATCACCCGGAAGCGTACAATACGTACACCAAAGAAGAAAAAATTGCGTATCTGAAAGGGAAACTCGACCGGCCTATCCGGGTGTGTGGCATGGTGAAAAACGTGGGTGAGCCGGGTGGTGGACCATTCTGGGCCATGAACCCCGACGGGTCATCGTCGTTGCAGATTGTCGAGTCGGCGCAGTTTGATATGGACAATGCCGATCAGAAAGCCATTTTCGACACGGCTACCCACTTCAATCCCGTCGATCTGGTGTGCGGCCTGAAAAACCGGCATGGCAAACAGTACGATTTGCCGCGCTACCGCGATATGAAAACCGGGTTTATCACGCAGAAGTCGAAAGACGGTAAAGACCTGAAAGCACAGGAATTGCCCGGTCTCTGGAATGGGGCTATGGCCGACTGGAATACCATTTTCGTGGAAGTGCCGCTCATCACGTTCAACCCCGTTAAGACGGTGAACGATCTGCTACGCGAAGAGCATCAGTAA
- a CDS encoding RrF2 family transcriptional regulator, giving the protein MISKKAKYAIKALKVLTEEYGKGPVLISYISAKENIPKKFLEAILLELRNHGILQSQKGKGGGYLLRVDPARVNLAQVLRVIDGPIAPTPCVSLNFYVKCDDCEDEVTCALKPIMERVRDANLGVYENTTLLSFQNPSMLETKEIPIGGAANDLTNEGEGAGRLTA; this is encoded by the coding sequence ATGATTTCTAAAAAAGCTAAGTATGCCATAAAGGCCTTGAAGGTCTTGACGGAGGAATACGGGAAAGGCCCCGTACTCATTTCTTACATCTCAGCCAAAGAGAATATTCCGAAGAAATTTCTGGAGGCCATTCTGCTCGAACTCCGTAACCACGGGATTCTTCAAAGCCAGAAAGGCAAAGGCGGTGGGTATCTGCTACGGGTTGACCCCGCTCGGGTAAATCTGGCGCAGGTATTACGCGTGATCGATGGCCCCATTGCTCCCACGCCCTGTGTATCGCTGAATTTCTACGTGAAGTGCGACGACTGCGAAGATGAGGTAACGTGTGCGCTCAAACCCATTATGGAGCGCGTTCGGGACGCCAACCTCGGCGTGTACGAAAACACCACGCTGCTCTCGTTCCAGAATCCGTCGATGCTCGAAACAAAGGAGATTCCTATCGGGGGAGCTGCCAACGACCTGACCAACGAGGGTGAAGGAGCCGGCCGACTGACTGCTTAA
- a CDS encoding flavin-containing monooxygenase has translation MRMETPSVCIIGAGSSGIVAAKTLHEYGIRFDCFEKGSAIGGNWRYNNDNGMSSAYRSLHINTNRDIMAYSDYPMPREYPMFPHHSQIIRYFDSYVDRFGIRPFIQFKTTVERVWPADGGYWVQTESGGVQQKRLYQHVIVANGHHWHPRYPTPPFPGTFTGETLHSHDYKTPDQIVGRKVLIVGIGNSAVDIACEAARQYSEPVTISTRSGAYILPNWLMGRPFDSLANPLTSRLPLGLQRLLLRASLLLARGRQSAYGVPVPNRPLLSEHPTISQDLLNLCGRGLVRFKPDIRAFAGHEVTFTDGSRDSFDMVIYATGYQVSFPFFDSDFISAGDTNNLQLYHRVIHPDHPGLYFLGLIQPLGAIMPLAELQAQWIARLLTGRCTLPDRAEMLRSIQKQADRNSQRYKPSARHTLQVDFYPYKRLLERAMQTR, from the coding sequence ATGCGTATGGAAACACCCTCGGTTTGTATCATCGGTGCTGGCTCATCGGGCATTGTAGCCGCCAAAACCCTGCACGAGTACGGTATTCGTTTCGATTGTTTCGAGAAAGGATCGGCTATTGGCGGTAACTGGCGGTACAACAATGACAACGGCATGTCGTCGGCGTATCGGTCGTTGCATATCAATACCAACCGCGACATCATGGCCTACTCCGACTACCCGATGCCGCGCGAGTACCCCATGTTTCCGCACCATAGTCAGATTATCCGATACTTCGATAGCTACGTCGATCGGTTCGGAATCCGGCCCTTTATCCAGTTTAAGACCACGGTGGAGCGGGTATGGCCAGCCGACGGGGGCTACTGGGTCCAAACCGAATCGGGCGGGGTGCAGCAGAAACGCCTGTACCAACACGTGATTGTGGCCAACGGGCATCACTGGCATCCGCGCTACCCGACACCGCCATTTCCGGGTACATTCACGGGCGAAACCCTGCACTCGCACGATTACAAAACGCCGGATCAGATCGTGGGCCGCAAGGTGTTGATTGTAGGCATCGGTAATTCGGCCGTCGATATTGCCTGCGAAGCCGCCCGCCAATACAGCGAACCTGTTACGATCTCGACCCGCAGCGGGGCTTACATTCTGCCCAACTGGCTGATGGGCCGGCCGTTCGATTCGCTGGCCAACCCGCTTACATCGCGGTTGCCGCTGGGGCTGCAACGGCTGCTACTCCGGGCATCGCTACTGCTGGCGCGCGGGCGTCAGTCGGCCTATGGGGTACCTGTACCCAACCGCCCCCTCCTGAGCGAGCACCCTACTATTTCACAAGACTTATTGAACTTATGCGGCAGGGGCCTTGTTCGGTTCAAACCCGATATTCGGGCGTTTGCGGGGCATGAGGTGACCTTTACCGATGGCTCCCGCGACAGCTTCGACATGGTCATTTACGCTACGGGGTATCAGGTTTCGTTTCCTTTTTTTGATTCAGATTTTATATCTGCCGGAGACACCAACAACTTACAGCTTTACCACCGGGTTATTCACCCCGACCACCCCGGCTTATATTTTCTGGGCCTGATTCAACCCTTAGGCGCCATCATGCCGCTGGCCGAATTACAGGCCCAATGGATTGCCCGTTTGCTAACCGGACGCTGTACCCTACCCGACCGGGCCGAGATGCTTCGTTCTATTCAAAAACAGGCCGACCGAAACAGCCAACGGTACAAGCCATCGGCACGGCACACATTACAGGTCGACTTTTATCCGTACAAACGGCTACTTGAACGCGCCATGCAAACCCGCTGA
- a CDS encoding SDR family oxidoreductase: protein MNALSTLWTLQHTHALVTGGTKGIGEAVVRQLLDLGAAVFIVARDADRLAEQVAEYRQQGYTVDGMAADVSKPGVAQTVLEAVTQRWGKLDILVNNAGTNIRKATAEYTPAEYDQVMNTNLRSAYEMCQAAYPLLKVSGRGAIVNISSVSGLTHTSSGSLYGMSKGAMNQLTRNLAVEWAPDGIRVNAVAPWYIRTPLAGPVLDNPEKLGRILQRTPMNRVGEPHEIASTVAFLCMPASSYVTGQTLAVDGGILAWGF from the coding sequence ATGAACGCACTCTCCACCTTGTGGACACTTCAGCATACGCACGCCTTAGTAACGGGCGGTACCAAGGGCATTGGCGAGGCTGTGGTCCGGCAACTCCTCGACCTCGGCGCGGCCGTTTTTATTGTCGCCCGCGACGCCGACCGGCTAGCCGAACAAGTAGCCGAATACCGGCAGCAAGGCTATACCGTCGACGGCATGGCGGCCGATGTGAGCAAGCCGGGTGTGGCGCAGACCGTGCTCGAAGCCGTAACCCAGCGCTGGGGCAAGCTCGATATACTAGTCAACAACGCCGGCACCAACATCCGGAAAGCCACCGCTGAATACACCCCGGCCGAGTACGATCAGGTGATGAACACCAATCTCCGGTCGGCCTATGAGATGTGCCAGGCTGCTTACCCCTTGCTCAAAGTATCCGGGCGCGGGGCCATTGTCAACATATCATCGGTGTCGGGGCTTACCCATACGAGCAGCGGGTCGCTGTACGGTATGAGCAAAGGGGCTATGAACCAGCTCACACGCAACCTCGCCGTAGAATGGGCACCCGACGGCATTCGGGTCAATGCCGTAGCGCCCTGGTACATTCGGACTCCACTGGCCGGACCGGTGCTCGACAACCCCGAAAAGCTGGGCCGGATTCTGCAACGCACGCCCATGAACCGGGTTGGTGAGCCGCATGAAATAGCCTCAACCGTGGCGTTCCTGTGTATGCCGGCTTCCAGCTACGTAACCGGACAAACACTGGCCGTAGACGGAGGGATTCTGGCCTGGGGATTCTAA